The following are encoded together in the Ooceraea biroi isolate clonal line C1 chromosome 2, Obir_v5.4, whole genome shotgun sequence genome:
- the LOC105280082 gene encoding catalase isoform X2: protein MQEGEGPVLLTANGAPVAEKKASLTVGPRGPMLLQDFVYLDEMSHFARERIPERVVHAKGAGAFGYFEVTHDISKYCKAKVFSSIGKRTPIAIRCSTVGGESGSADTVRDPRGFAVKFYTEEGIWDLVGNNTPIFFIKDPLFFPSFIHTQKRNPATHLKDADMFWDFISLRPETTHQVMFLFGDRGIPDGYRHMNGYGSHTFKMVNSKNEMVYCKFHYKTNQGIKNLLAEKAGELSASDPDYGIRDLYNAIAKGQFPSWTLYIQVMTAEQAKTFKWNPFDLTKIWPHKEHPLIPVGKMVLDRNPENYFADVEQLAFDPAHMVPGIEPSPDKMLQGRLFAYGDTHRHRLGPNHLQLPVNCPYKAISAMHYQRDGFMPLYNHGGAPNYYPNSFSGPKECPAARSPPFHVSGEVDRYNPEDEDDFGQVTNFWRKTLDEPARQRLVQNMVASLRNASPFIAERAVRNFAQVDVDLAQRLTDGLRKCGMQINAVGKSANL, encoded by the exons ATGCAAGAG GGTGAAGGGCCGGTATTATTAACTGCAAATGGAGCGCCCGTCGCCGAGAAGAAGGCCAGCCTTACGGTTGGTCCTCGCGGGCCCATGTTGCTCCAGGACTTCGTTTACCTGGACGAAATGTCGCACTTCGCCAGGGAAAGGATTCCGGAGCGAGTTGTGCACGCGAAGGGAGCCG gtGCGTTTGGCTACTTCGAAGTTACTCACGACATCAGCAAGTACTGCAAAGCTAAGGTGTTTTCCAGTATCGGAAAAAGAACTCCCATCGCTATAAGATGCTCCACCGTCGGCGGCGAAAGCGGTTCCGCTGACACCGTCAG AGATCCGCGTGGGTTCGCCGTAAAATTTTACACTGAGGAGGGTATCTGGGATCTCGTCGGTAACAACACGCCAATCTTCTTCATCAAGGATCCTCTATTCTTCCCGAGTTTCATACATACGCAGAAGAGAAATCCCGCGACTCACTTAAAG GATGCTGACATGTTTTGGGACTTCATCTCTCTTAGACCCGAGACGACACATCAAGTCATGTTCCTCTTTGGCGATCGCGGCATTCCCGACGGATACCGTCACATGAATGGCTATGGCTCTCACACGTTCAAGATGGTGAACAGCAAAAACGAGATGGTTTACTGTAAATTCCATTACAAG ACCAATCAAGGGATCAAGAACCTTCTCGCGGAGAAGGCCGGCGAGCTCAGTGCCTCCGATCCTGACTACGGGATCAGAGATCTCTACAATGCCATTGCCAAAGGTCAGTTCCCATCCTGGACGCTTTACATCCAAGTAATGACCGCTGAACAAGCGAAGACTTTCAAGTGGAATCCGTTCGACTTGACAAAG ATATGGCCGCACAAGGAACATCCGCTCATACCAGTGGGCAAAATGGTGCTGGATCGCAACCCTGAGAACTATTTTGCCGACGTGGAACAGCTGGCCTTCGACCCAGCGCACATGGTACCCGGTATCGAACCGAGTCCCGATAAGATGTTGCAGGGTCGGCTGTTCGCCTACGGCGACACTCACAGGCATCGTCTGGGTCCCAATCACCTTCAGCTGCCAGTGAATTGCCCATACAAG GCAATCTCAGCAATGCACTATCAGCGGGATGGCTTTATGCCGTTATACAATCACGGCGGCGCGCCAAATTATTATCCAAACAGCTTCTCCGGCCCGAAGGAGTGTCCAGCCGCGCGTTCGCCACCATTCCACGTGAGCGGAGAAGTGGATCGTTACAATCCCGAGGATGAGGACGATTTCGGACAGGTGACCAACTTCTGGAGGAAAACTCTGGACGAGCCCGCCAGGCAGAGATTGGTGCAAAACATGGTCGCGAGTCTGCGCAACGCCTCACCGTTCATCGCCGAGCGAGCTGTGCGAAACTTTGCTCAGGTGGACGTGGATCTCGCTCAGAGACTAACGGACGGCTTGCGCAAGTGCGGAATGCAGATTAACGCTGTAGGGAAATCGGCCAATCTCTAA
- the LOC105280082 gene encoding catalase isoform X1 has product MACPLRDPASEQLNDYKRKLKGEGPVLLTANGAPVAEKKASLTVGPRGPMLLQDFVYLDEMSHFARERIPERVVHAKGAGAFGYFEVTHDISKYCKAKVFSSIGKRTPIAIRCSTVGGESGSADTVRDPRGFAVKFYTEEGIWDLVGNNTPIFFIKDPLFFPSFIHTQKRNPATHLKDADMFWDFISLRPETTHQVMFLFGDRGIPDGYRHMNGYGSHTFKMVNSKNEMVYCKFHYKTNQGIKNLLAEKAGELSASDPDYGIRDLYNAIAKGQFPSWTLYIQVMTAEQAKTFKWNPFDLTKIWPHKEHPLIPVGKMVLDRNPENYFADVEQLAFDPAHMVPGIEPSPDKMLQGRLFAYGDTHRHRLGPNHLQLPVNCPYKAISAMHYQRDGFMPLYNHGGAPNYYPNSFSGPKECPAARSPPFHVSGEVDRYNPEDEDDFGQVTNFWRKTLDEPARQRLVQNMVASLRNASPFIAERAVRNFAQVDVDLAQRLTDGLRKCGMQINAVGKSANL; this is encoded by the exons ATGGCTTGCCCGCTGAGAGACCCGGCGTCGGAGCAGCTCAACGATTACAAAAGGAAACTCAAG GGTGAAGGGCCGGTATTATTAACTGCAAATGGAGCGCCCGTCGCCGAGAAGAAGGCCAGCCTTACGGTTGGTCCTCGCGGGCCCATGTTGCTCCAGGACTTCGTTTACCTGGACGAAATGTCGCACTTCGCCAGGGAAAGGATTCCGGAGCGAGTTGTGCACGCGAAGGGAGCCG gtGCGTTTGGCTACTTCGAAGTTACTCACGACATCAGCAAGTACTGCAAAGCTAAGGTGTTTTCCAGTATCGGAAAAAGAACTCCCATCGCTATAAGATGCTCCACCGTCGGCGGCGAAAGCGGTTCCGCTGACACCGTCAG AGATCCGCGTGGGTTCGCCGTAAAATTTTACACTGAGGAGGGTATCTGGGATCTCGTCGGTAACAACACGCCAATCTTCTTCATCAAGGATCCTCTATTCTTCCCGAGTTTCATACATACGCAGAAGAGAAATCCCGCGACTCACTTAAAG GATGCTGACATGTTTTGGGACTTCATCTCTCTTAGACCCGAGACGACACATCAAGTCATGTTCCTCTTTGGCGATCGCGGCATTCCCGACGGATACCGTCACATGAATGGCTATGGCTCTCACACGTTCAAGATGGTGAACAGCAAAAACGAGATGGTTTACTGTAAATTCCATTACAAG ACCAATCAAGGGATCAAGAACCTTCTCGCGGAGAAGGCCGGCGAGCTCAGTGCCTCCGATCCTGACTACGGGATCAGAGATCTCTACAATGCCATTGCCAAAGGTCAGTTCCCATCCTGGACGCTTTACATCCAAGTAATGACCGCTGAACAAGCGAAGACTTTCAAGTGGAATCCGTTCGACTTGACAAAG ATATGGCCGCACAAGGAACATCCGCTCATACCAGTGGGCAAAATGGTGCTGGATCGCAACCCTGAGAACTATTTTGCCGACGTGGAACAGCTGGCCTTCGACCCAGCGCACATGGTACCCGGTATCGAACCGAGTCCCGATAAGATGTTGCAGGGTCGGCTGTTCGCCTACGGCGACACTCACAGGCATCGTCTGGGTCCCAATCACCTTCAGCTGCCAGTGAATTGCCCATACAAG GCAATCTCAGCAATGCACTATCAGCGGGATGGCTTTATGCCGTTATACAATCACGGCGGCGCGCCAAATTATTATCCAAACAGCTTCTCCGGCCCGAAGGAGTGTCCAGCCGCGCGTTCGCCACCATTCCACGTGAGCGGAGAAGTGGATCGTTACAATCCCGAGGATGAGGACGATTTCGGACAGGTGACCAACTTCTGGAGGAAAACTCTGGACGAGCCCGCCAGGCAGAGATTGGTGCAAAACATGGTCGCGAGTCTGCGCAACGCCTCACCGTTCATCGCCGAGCGAGCTGTGCGAAACTTTGCTCAGGTGGACGTGGATCTCGCTCAGAGACTAACGGACGGCTTGCGCAAGTGCGGAATGCAGATTAACGCTGTAGGGAAATCGGCCAATCTCTAA